One genomic region from Branchiostoma lanceolatum isolate klBraLanc5 chromosome 7, klBraLanc5.hap2, whole genome shotgun sequence encodes:
- the LOC136439230 gene encoding importin-4-like isoform X1: MAQSLETILENLLVPDNAVIQQATTQLQEAYKDPAIVPALCGVLGSSQNPQVRQYAAVLLRRKIAKQWKKFDQETQASLKATLLQVLVQEPERTVRHAAAQIVGAVARHELQEGRWPELLQFMQDCIRDNEPNKREMGMFVLSTVCDTSAQGLQPHFSSLFALFNTTLEDVDNRAVPFYTIQAMTSLVEFCGTDEAGTFQKLIPKVLAVIRHLLQHDEDQACEALEIFDELVECEVAIVVPHLKDIMQFCLEVSSNAELGDNIRVKALSFVSWLTRLKKKSILKHKLVEPVLSVVFPIMCTPAAEGEEDPDDAFIDELEASTPTSFASQVIDVMALNLPPEKLITPLMQLVGPALESENPYQRKAGLISLAVIAEGCSDHIQKKCLEPFLQVTCKSISDPNPIIRNAALFTMGQFSEHLQPGITKYHGDIVPLLINHLMQGEHSSKEGITKTYYALEEFVENLGKDILPYLPALMESLLSAQTTSQAVHIKELAISAIGAIANAAGEAMVPYFPQVMEQLKPYIVQVLPETHQVLQVQALDTLGMFARTIGEQHFLPMAEECLQLGLKLVEEVDDPDLRRCSYGLFASVSTVLKANMAPYLPNITKHMLASLRSTEGIIIHHSDETNGVLNFVEEDLTEESEEEDDDDVEGYSVENSYLEEKEDTCNSFGEIAENSGSAFLPYLEECFNEIFKLIEYPAATIRKAAVTSVGQMCVALHKHFQQSNTEDSTGALAKLLSMSVPLMCQLVREDTDRTVAMTTLEVLSEMLKEIKTPVVAGEGHLDGIVTAVRDVLQTKTACQDDDDAEDDQQAEYDTMLIEYSGEVIPALAVAIPGQQFAPFFAGFLPLLAARFKITSTDSERSFAVGTISEAIASMKAAVVPFVPHLYPILLQAVKDENDEVRSNGVYGLGVLAEHSGEALYQHYPAMLQTLSEVSTIAGQQRRVVDNMCGAVARLIMTNISAVPMDSVFPVLVGYLPLQDDFEENTTVYKCVVHLYQAGHPQIQQLLPQLLTAFAQVIGTTQINEEMQSALTAMVKDVHQKFPQDFTNVVSSLPPEQAEKLKLTAAS; encoded by the exons ATGGCGCAATCTCTGGAGACGATTTTGGAGAACTTGCTGGTCCCAGACAACGCTGTCATACAGCAG GCCACGACCCAGCTGCAGGAGGCCTACAAGGACCCTGCCATCGTCCCCGCCCTGTGTGGGGTTCTTGgatcatcacagaacccacag GTTCGTCAGTACGCAGCTGTGCTGCTGAGGAGGAAGATCGCCAAGCAATGGAAGAAGTTTGATCAAGAAACTCAGGCCAG CCTGAAAGCTACACTACTCCAGGTTTTGGTACAGGAGCCAGA GCGGACGGTGAGACATGCAGCAGCCCAGATAGTTGGAGCTGTGGCCAGGCATGAGCTGCAGGAAGGCAGGTGGCCAGAACTGCTCCAGTTCATGCAGGATTGCATCAGGGATAATGAGCCCAACAAGAGAGAG ATGGGGATGTTTGTCCtgagcacagtttgtgacacgtCAGCACAAGGCCTGCAGCCCCACTTCTCCTCCCTGTTCGCACTGTTTAACACAACATTGGAAGATGTGGACAACCGTGCAGTACCTTTTTACACCATACAGGCCATGACCTCCTTGGTTGAGTTCTGTGGCACGGATGAGGCT GGAACATTCCAGAAGCTGATTCCCAAGGTGTTGGCAGTGATACGACACCTCCTCCAGCATGATGAG GACCAAGCATGTGAAGCACTGGAGATATTTGACGAACTGGTGGAATGTGAGGTTGCGATTGTGGTGCCACATCTGAAGGACATCATGCAGTTTTGTCTTGAG GTGTCCAGTAACGCCGAACTGGGTGACAACATCAGGGTGAAGGCATTGTCCTTTGTCAGCTGGCTCACAAGGCTCAAGAAAAAG TCCATCCTGAAGCACAAGCTGGTGGAGCCTGTCCTGAGTGTGGTGTTCCCCATCATGTGTACTCCCGCTGCCGAGGGGGAGGAGGACCCAGACGACGCCTTCATCGACGAGTTAGAAGCCAGCACGCCAACGTCGTTTGCATCACAG GTCATCGATGTCATGGCGCTCAACCTTCCTCCTGAGAAGCTCATCACTCCTCTG ATGCAGCTGGTGGGTCCAGCACTAGAGAGTGAGAACCCCTACCAGAGGAAGGCTGGACTCATCTCATTGGCTGTTATAGCAGAGGGCTGTTCAGATCACATCCAGAAGAA GTGCTTGGAACCCTTTCTTCAAGTCACCTGCAAAA GTATCTCTGATCCAAACCCCATCATCAGGAATGCTGCCCTGTTCACCATGGGACAGTTCTCTGAACACCTACAG cctgGAATCACAAAGTACCATGGCGACATTGTGCCTCTCCTGATCAACCATCTGATGCAGGGTGAACACAGCAGTAAGGAAGGCATCACAAAGACGTACTATGCCCTGGAAGAGTTTGTTGAAAATCTAG gtaaggaCATCCTGCCGTACCTGCCTGCTCTGATGGAGAGTCTTCTGTCAGCTCAGACCACCAGTCAGGCTGTGCACATCAAGGAGCTGGCCATCAGTGCTATTGGGGCCATAG CTAATGCAGCAGGTGAGGCCATGGTGCCGTACTTCCCGCAGGTGATGGAGCAGCTGAAGCCGTACATCGTCCAGGTGCTGCCCGAGACCCACCAGGTGCTACAGGTGCAGGCACTGG ACACATTGGGCATGTTTGCCAGGACTATTGGTGAGCAGCACTTCCTGCCCATGGCAGAGGAGTGCCTACAGCTGGGCCTCAAGCTTGTGGAGGAGGTCGATGACCCTGACCTCAGGAGATGCag CTATGGACTGTTTGCATCAGTCTCCACTGTCCTGAAGGCCAACATGGCCCCCTACCTCCCCAACATCACCAAACACATGCTGGCCTCACTCAGGTCAACAGAAGGAATCATT ATCCACCACAGTGATGAGACCAATGGTGTTCTGAACTTTGTAGAGGAGGATCTGACAGAGGAGAGTGAagaggaagatgatgatgatgtggaaGG GTACAGTGTGGAGAACTCCTACCTGGAGGAAAAGGAGGACACCTGCAACTCGTTTGGGGAAATAGCAGAGAACTCTGG GTCAGCGTTCCTGCCTTACCTAGAGGAGTGCTTCAAtgaaatcttcaaattgataGAG TACCCAGCAGCCACCATCAGAAAGGCAGCAGTGACATCCGTGGGACAGATGTGTGTGGCTCTCCACAAGCACTTCCAGCAGTCCAACACTGAAGACAGTACAGGGG CACTAGCCAAGCTGCTGTCCATGTCAGTACCCCTCATGTGTCAGCTGGTCAGGGAGGACACAGACAGgactgttgccatgacaacactgGAAGTTCTGTCAGAGATGTTGAAGGAGATCAAGACTCCGGTGGTGGCAGGTGAGGGGCATCTGGACGGGATTGTGACGGCTGTCAGAGATGTTCTCCAGACAAAG aCAGCCTGccaggatgatgatgatgcagagGATGATCAACAG GCAGAGTATGACACCATGTTGATCGAGTACTCCGGAGAAGTCATCCCAGCTTTGGCTGTTGCAATACCAGGACAGCAGTTCGCACCGTTCTTTGCAGGATTCCTGCCCCTCCTGGCAGCACGATTT AAGATTACCAGTACTGACTCTGAGAGGTCGTTTGCTGTGGGAACCATCTCAGAAGCCATAGCCAGTATGAAGGCTGCAGTTGTGCCTTTTGTTCCACATCTCTACCCGATCCTCCTCCAGGCGGTGAAGGATGAGAACGACGAGGTGCGGAGTAACGGTGTGTACGGACTGGGCGTACTTGCCGAGCACAGCGGAGAGGCTCTCTATCA ACATTACCCAGCCATGCTGCAGACACTGTCGGAGGTGTCCACCATAGCCGGTCAGCAGAGAAGAGTGGTGGACAACATGTGTGGGGCAGTCGCACGTCTCATCATGACCAACATCAGTGCTGTTCCCATGGATTCA GTGTTCCCTGTGCTGGTGGGCTACCTGCCCCTTCAGGACGACTTTGAGGAAAACACCACCGTCTACAAGTGTGTGGTTCACCTGTACCAGGCAGGGCATCCTCAG ATCCAGCAACTCTTGCCCCAGTTGCTGACAGCATTTGCCCAAGTCATAGGAACTACACAAATAAATGAAG AAATGCAGAGCGCCCTGACTGCCATGGTGAAAGACGTACACCAAAAGTTTCCCCAGGACTTCACAAACGTGGTGTCCTCCCTCCCGCCTGAACAGGCTGAAAAACTCAAATTGACAGCCGCCTCCTAG
- the LOC136439230 gene encoding importin-4-like isoform X2 encodes MASFNATTQLQEAYKDPAIVPALCGVLGSSQNPQVRQYAAVLLRRKIAKQWKKFDQETQASLKATLLQVLVQEPERTVRHAAAQIVGAVARHELQEGRWPELLQFMQDCIRDNEPNKREMGMFVLSTVCDTSAQGLQPHFSSLFALFNTTLEDVDNRAVPFYTIQAMTSLVEFCGTDEAGTFQKLIPKVLAVIRHLLQHDEDQACEALEIFDELVECEVAIVVPHLKDIMQFCLEVSSNAELGDNIRVKALSFVSWLTRLKKKSILKHKLVEPVLSVVFPIMCTPAAEGEEDPDDAFIDELEASTPTSFASQVIDVMALNLPPEKLITPLMQLVGPALESENPYQRKAGLISLAVIAEGCSDHIQKKCLEPFLQVTCKSISDPNPIIRNAALFTMGQFSEHLQPGITKYHGDIVPLLINHLMQGEHSSKEGITKTYYALEEFVENLGKDILPYLPALMESLLSAQTTSQAVHIKELAISAIGAIANAAGEAMVPYFPQVMEQLKPYIVQVLPETHQVLQVQALDTLGMFARTIGEQHFLPMAEECLQLGLKLVEEVDDPDLRRCSYGLFASVSTVLKANMAPYLPNITKHMLASLRSTEGIIIHHSDETNGVLNFVEEDLTEESEEEDDDDVEGYSVENSYLEEKEDTCNSFGEIAENSGSAFLPYLEECFNEIFKLIEYPAATIRKAAVTSVGQMCVALHKHFQQSNTEDSTGALAKLLSMSVPLMCQLVREDTDRTVAMTTLEVLSEMLKEIKTPVVAGEGHLDGIVTAVRDVLQTKTACQDDDDAEDDQQAEYDTMLIEYSGEVIPALAVAIPGQQFAPFFAGFLPLLAARFKITSTDSERSFAVGTISEAIASMKAAVVPFVPHLYPILLQAVKDENDEVRSNGVYGLGVLAEHSGEALYQHYPAMLQTLSEVSTIAGQQRRVVDNMCGAVARLIMTNISAVPMDSVFPVLVGYLPLQDDFEENTTVYKCVVHLYQAGHPQIQQLLPQLLTAFAQVIGTTQINEEMQSALTAMVKDVHQKFPQDFTNVVSSLPPEQAEKLKLTAAS; translated from the exons ATGGCGTCCTTTAAT GCCACGACCCAGCTGCAGGAGGCCTACAAGGACCCTGCCATCGTCCCCGCCCTGTGTGGGGTTCTTGgatcatcacagaacccacag GTTCGTCAGTACGCAGCTGTGCTGCTGAGGAGGAAGATCGCCAAGCAATGGAAGAAGTTTGATCAAGAAACTCAGGCCAG CCTGAAAGCTACACTACTCCAGGTTTTGGTACAGGAGCCAGA GCGGACGGTGAGACATGCAGCAGCCCAGATAGTTGGAGCTGTGGCCAGGCATGAGCTGCAGGAAGGCAGGTGGCCAGAACTGCTCCAGTTCATGCAGGATTGCATCAGGGATAATGAGCCCAACAAGAGAGAG ATGGGGATGTTTGTCCtgagcacagtttgtgacacgtCAGCACAAGGCCTGCAGCCCCACTTCTCCTCCCTGTTCGCACTGTTTAACACAACATTGGAAGATGTGGACAACCGTGCAGTACCTTTTTACACCATACAGGCCATGACCTCCTTGGTTGAGTTCTGTGGCACGGATGAGGCT GGAACATTCCAGAAGCTGATTCCCAAGGTGTTGGCAGTGATACGACACCTCCTCCAGCATGATGAG GACCAAGCATGTGAAGCACTGGAGATATTTGACGAACTGGTGGAATGTGAGGTTGCGATTGTGGTGCCACATCTGAAGGACATCATGCAGTTTTGTCTTGAG GTGTCCAGTAACGCCGAACTGGGTGACAACATCAGGGTGAAGGCATTGTCCTTTGTCAGCTGGCTCACAAGGCTCAAGAAAAAG TCCATCCTGAAGCACAAGCTGGTGGAGCCTGTCCTGAGTGTGGTGTTCCCCATCATGTGTACTCCCGCTGCCGAGGGGGAGGAGGACCCAGACGACGCCTTCATCGACGAGTTAGAAGCCAGCACGCCAACGTCGTTTGCATCACAG GTCATCGATGTCATGGCGCTCAACCTTCCTCCTGAGAAGCTCATCACTCCTCTG ATGCAGCTGGTGGGTCCAGCACTAGAGAGTGAGAACCCCTACCAGAGGAAGGCTGGACTCATCTCATTGGCTGTTATAGCAGAGGGCTGTTCAGATCACATCCAGAAGAA GTGCTTGGAACCCTTTCTTCAAGTCACCTGCAAAA GTATCTCTGATCCAAACCCCATCATCAGGAATGCTGCCCTGTTCACCATGGGACAGTTCTCTGAACACCTACAG cctgGAATCACAAAGTACCATGGCGACATTGTGCCTCTCCTGATCAACCATCTGATGCAGGGTGAACACAGCAGTAAGGAAGGCATCACAAAGACGTACTATGCCCTGGAAGAGTTTGTTGAAAATCTAG gtaaggaCATCCTGCCGTACCTGCCTGCTCTGATGGAGAGTCTTCTGTCAGCTCAGACCACCAGTCAGGCTGTGCACATCAAGGAGCTGGCCATCAGTGCTATTGGGGCCATAG CTAATGCAGCAGGTGAGGCCATGGTGCCGTACTTCCCGCAGGTGATGGAGCAGCTGAAGCCGTACATCGTCCAGGTGCTGCCCGAGACCCACCAGGTGCTACAGGTGCAGGCACTGG ACACATTGGGCATGTTTGCCAGGACTATTGGTGAGCAGCACTTCCTGCCCATGGCAGAGGAGTGCCTACAGCTGGGCCTCAAGCTTGTGGAGGAGGTCGATGACCCTGACCTCAGGAGATGCag CTATGGACTGTTTGCATCAGTCTCCACTGTCCTGAAGGCCAACATGGCCCCCTACCTCCCCAACATCACCAAACACATGCTGGCCTCACTCAGGTCAACAGAAGGAATCATT ATCCACCACAGTGATGAGACCAATGGTGTTCTGAACTTTGTAGAGGAGGATCTGACAGAGGAGAGTGAagaggaagatgatgatgatgtggaaGG GTACAGTGTGGAGAACTCCTACCTGGAGGAAAAGGAGGACACCTGCAACTCGTTTGGGGAAATAGCAGAGAACTCTGG GTCAGCGTTCCTGCCTTACCTAGAGGAGTGCTTCAAtgaaatcttcaaattgataGAG TACCCAGCAGCCACCATCAGAAAGGCAGCAGTGACATCCGTGGGACAGATGTGTGTGGCTCTCCACAAGCACTTCCAGCAGTCCAACACTGAAGACAGTACAGGGG CACTAGCCAAGCTGCTGTCCATGTCAGTACCCCTCATGTGTCAGCTGGTCAGGGAGGACACAGACAGgactgttgccatgacaacactgGAAGTTCTGTCAGAGATGTTGAAGGAGATCAAGACTCCGGTGGTGGCAGGTGAGGGGCATCTGGACGGGATTGTGACGGCTGTCAGAGATGTTCTCCAGACAAAG aCAGCCTGccaggatgatgatgatgcagagGATGATCAACAG GCAGAGTATGACACCATGTTGATCGAGTACTCCGGAGAAGTCATCCCAGCTTTGGCTGTTGCAATACCAGGACAGCAGTTCGCACCGTTCTTTGCAGGATTCCTGCCCCTCCTGGCAGCACGATTT AAGATTACCAGTACTGACTCTGAGAGGTCGTTTGCTGTGGGAACCATCTCAGAAGCCATAGCCAGTATGAAGGCTGCAGTTGTGCCTTTTGTTCCACATCTCTACCCGATCCTCCTCCAGGCGGTGAAGGATGAGAACGACGAGGTGCGGAGTAACGGTGTGTACGGACTGGGCGTACTTGCCGAGCACAGCGGAGAGGCTCTCTATCA ACATTACCCAGCCATGCTGCAGACACTGTCGGAGGTGTCCACCATAGCCGGTCAGCAGAGAAGAGTGGTGGACAACATGTGTGGGGCAGTCGCACGTCTCATCATGACCAACATCAGTGCTGTTCCCATGGATTCA GTGTTCCCTGTGCTGGTGGGCTACCTGCCCCTTCAGGACGACTTTGAGGAAAACACCACCGTCTACAAGTGTGTGGTTCACCTGTACCAGGCAGGGCATCCTCAG ATCCAGCAACTCTTGCCCCAGTTGCTGACAGCATTTGCCCAAGTCATAGGAACTACACAAATAAATGAAG AAATGCAGAGCGCCCTGACTGCCATGGTGAAAGACGTACACCAAAAGTTTCCCCAGGACTTCACAAACGTGGTGTCCTCCCTCCCGCCTGAACAGGCTGAAAAACTCAAATTGACAGCCGCCTCCTAG